One segment of Anatilimnocola aggregata DNA contains the following:
- a CDS encoding DUF1592 domain-containing protein — translation MLVRTLMIFAACLGFGSAVSAAEPFEAFLEKHCLRCHGPQKEEGDIRLDRLSRDFKSGAHTHHWAEALDKINSGEMPPKKEPQPTQAEISEFVTSLDARLKEGRAARMAARPAVAHYRLSRKEYQNTVYDLLGVRYDPTKPGELNEDTLWHGFERIGSELSLSPSHVDRYYRAAGLVLDRAFPVTSGDARKIRKTAAELRYNGGKNQQETLDRFGIKRPLRYLLYPGSVHNALSANWFGKVGPEHSGLYKVRIQASGIRPIGGQTAHLSIGKRTGEETVDGLIEFDITAPEDSPQVHEFEVFLEMPMSLDFCVVSTDVVDRRAGAAFRNALNGNSYIFTHSSETRLLTPNAPQMFDGKGNGLFSTVLLDWIEWAGPLETDAEKSRRNGLLPPDDPTIEVVAEHLHRFAERAWRRPVKKDELSDYLQAYRSERDAGEKPADAYRVAMQGVLTSRHFIYLVEGDPVARERLNDAELASRLSYFLWSSMPDDGLFAAARSGALQGEGLKKEVDRLLADGKTNRFINDFVRQWLQLHRLGMFPPDKKLYPTYDAWLETSLRVEPVEFFREMFAKNMPVDSFIDSDWTMANARLCDFYGLLEPKTGGFQRVALKPEDHRGGLLTMGAVLGLTSDGTRHRPVHRGVWLSEAIFNKTPPPPPANVDPIEPIPPTGTKITIRQRIETHAKNASCAACHRNIDPLGLAFDQYDAVGQWRTRELVPTGVGENPVVDASGVMPDGRSFKDSVQFKQLLIQDRAQIARAFIEHLCTYALRRVLTVDDQDDLKLIEAEAKKNQYRVKDIIRAVAMSDLLRKR, via the coding sequence ATGCTTGTCCGAACATTGATGATTTTTGCCGCCTGCCTTGGGTTCGGCAGCGCCGTCAGCGCGGCCGAGCCGTTTGAAGCCTTTCTGGAGAAGCACTGCCTTCGATGTCATGGACCACAGAAGGAAGAGGGTGACATCCGACTCGATCGGTTGTCGCGCGATTTCAAGTCGGGCGCGCATACGCATCACTGGGCGGAGGCCCTCGACAAGATCAATAGCGGCGAGATGCCTCCGAAGAAAGAGCCGCAGCCGACACAGGCGGAGATCTCCGAGTTCGTGACGAGTCTCGACGCGCGGCTGAAGGAAGGGCGAGCGGCGCGGATGGCGGCACGCCCAGCTGTGGCCCATTACCGGCTGAGTCGGAAGGAGTATCAGAACACCGTCTACGACCTGCTCGGCGTGCGGTACGACCCGACGAAGCCCGGCGAGTTGAATGAAGACACGCTGTGGCACGGGTTCGAGCGGATTGGCTCGGAGTTGTCGCTCTCGCCGTCGCATGTCGATCGCTACTACCGAGCGGCGGGGCTCGTGCTGGACCGTGCCTTTCCGGTGACTTCGGGCGATGCCCGCAAGATTCGCAAGACGGCTGCAGAGCTGCGTTACAACGGCGGCAAGAATCAGCAAGAAACGCTGGACCGATTCGGCATCAAGCGACCGCTGCGTTATCTGCTCTATCCCGGCAGCGTTCACAACGCACTCTCGGCGAACTGGTTTGGCAAGGTCGGGCCGGAGCACAGCGGGCTTTACAAGGTCCGCATTCAGGCGAGCGGGATTCGTCCGATCGGCGGCCAGACGGCGCACCTCAGCATCGGCAAGCGAACTGGTGAAGAGACCGTCGATGGCCTCATCGAGTTTGACATCACGGCTCCCGAAGACAGCCCGCAGGTGCATGAGTTCGAAGTGTTTCTGGAGATGCCAATGTCGCTCGACTTCTGCGTCGTCTCGACGGATGTGGTCGATCGCCGCGCCGGTGCCGCCTTCCGCAACGCACTCAACGGCAACAGCTACATCTTCACGCACAGCAGCGAGACGAGACTGCTGACCCCGAACGCTCCGCAGATGTTCGATGGCAAGGGGAACGGACTCTTCTCGACCGTGCTGCTCGATTGGATCGAGTGGGCAGGACCGCTCGAAACCGACGCCGAGAAGTCGCGACGCAACGGTCTGCTGCCGCCCGATGACCCGACGATCGAAGTCGTCGCCGAGCACCTGCATCGCTTTGCCGAACGAGCTTGGCGGCGACCAGTCAAGAAGGATGAGCTGTCAGATTACTTACAGGCTTATCGTTCGGAGCGCGACGCGGGTGAGAAGCCTGCCGATGCTTATCGAGTCGCGATGCAGGGCGTGCTGACATCGCGGCACTTCATCTATCTCGTGGAAGGCGACCCGGTCGCGCGCGAACGGCTCAACGATGCGGAACTCGCCTCGCGGCTGTCGTACTTCCTCTGGAGTTCGATGCCCGACGATGGGCTGTTCGCGGCAGCGCGAAGTGGAGCGCTGCAAGGCGAGGGGCTGAAGAAAGAAGTCGACCGGTTGCTCGCCGACGGTAAGACGAATCGCTTCATCAATGACTTCGTGCGGCAGTGGCTGCAACTGCATCGGCTCGGGATGTTCCCGCCGGACAAGAAGCTGTATCCGACTTACGACGCATGGCTCGAAACCAGCCTGCGAGTTGAGCCTGTCGAGTTCTTCCGCGAGATGTTCGCCAAGAACATGCCCGTCGACAGCTTCATTGATTCTGACTGGACGATGGCGAACGCGCGGCTCTGTGATTTCTACGGACTGCTCGAACCGAAGACCGGCGGCTTTCAACGAGTCGCGCTGAAGCCCGAAGATCATCGCGGCGGACTGCTGACGATGGGCGCGGTGCTCGGCCTGACGTCGGATGGCACACGCCATCGACCGGTGCATCGCGGCGTGTGGCTCAGCGAAGCGATCTTCAACAAGACCCCGCCGCCGCCGCCAGCCAACGTCGATCCGATCGAACCGATCCCGCCCACGGGAACCAAGATCACCATCCGCCAGAGAATTGAAACACATGCCAAGAACGCGAGTTGTGCTGCGTGCCATCGCAACATCGACCCGCTGGGACTGGCGTTCGACCAGTACGACGCCGTTGGCCAATGGCGAACCCGCGAGTTGGTTCCCACAGGCGTCGGTGAAAATCCCGTCGTGGATGCCTCCGGTGTGATGCCTGACGGCCGCTCGTTCAAAGACTCCGTGCAGTTCAAACAACTCTTAATCCAAGACCGAGCCCAAATCGCCCGAGCCTTCATCGAGCACCTCTGCACCTACGCTCTGCGCCGAGTGCTGACCGTCGACGATCAAGACGACCTGAAGCTGATCGAAGCCGAAGCCAAGAAAAATCAGTACCGAGTCAAAGACATCATCCGCGCCGTCGCGATGTCCGACTTACTCCGCAAACGCTGA
- a CDS encoding FadR/GntR family transcriptional regulator, with amino-acid sequence MQTLRRPKVRDQVAGQIQQYIVDQKLGPGDRLPTETQLAETFGISRLSLREATKSLEFLGIVESKTGVGLTVGRIDMERLTEHLSFHAGLLEADPQQLIDSRVILETGVLPHVARRMKDDPAIEARLRELVEQFRSARDLKTWIELDILFHRSLLNASGLQPLVAFGDLLHVFFQRFRESVKKAEWQRGVESHQRIVDELAKGHVAAATAELRKHIESHKERLP; translated from the coding sequence ATGCAAACGCTTCGTCGCCCCAAAGTCCGCGATCAGGTTGCTGGTCAAATTCAGCAATACATCGTCGACCAGAAGCTTGGGCCGGGTGATCGACTGCCGACGGAGACTCAGCTTGCGGAGACGTTTGGCATCAGTCGGCTGAGCCTGCGTGAAGCCACCAAGTCGCTCGAGTTTCTCGGGATCGTGGAATCGAAAACCGGCGTCGGGCTGACGGTCGGACGCATCGACATGGAACGGCTCACGGAGCATTTGAGCTTTCATGCCGGCTTGCTGGAGGCCGATCCGCAGCAGCTCATTGACAGCCGCGTGATTCTGGAAACCGGAGTGCTGCCGCATGTCGCGCGACGGATGAAGGATGACCCGGCGATTGAGGCGCGACTGCGGGAGCTCGTCGAGCAGTTTCGGTCGGCGCGCGATCTGAAGACTTGGATCGAGTTGGATATCCTTTTTCATCGTTCGTTGCTGAACGCAAGCGGACTGCAACCGCTCGTCGCGTTCGGCGACCTACTGCATGTTTTCTTTCAACGCTTCCGCGAGAGCGTGAAGAAGGCCGAGTGGCAGAGGGGCGTCGAAAGTCACCAACGCATTGTGGATGAGCTGGCGAAAGGCCATGTCGCTGCTGCGACGGCCGAGTTGCGGAAGCACATCGAGAGTCACAAGGAGCGATTGCCATGA
- a CDS encoding C-terminal binding protein yields MPTVAITDYSFPDLELERAILSAAGFELQSGNDKQTSALKSIVAEADAVITQFAPINSDVIGAMQRAKVIVRYGIGYDSVDVQAARERGIPVCNIPDYCIDEVADHTLAFILGVTRQVVPNTLHVRDGKWGLATPLDQLRTLRDQTVGIVGFGRIGREVAARLAPFKSRRLVFDAFVPTEVVRNAGCEPVSLDDLLGQSDIVTLHCPSTPQTKKLLNATSIARMKPGSVVINLARGDLVDTAALVAALQSGHLAGAAIDVCDPEPIPTDGPLRSLPNVIVASHIASASPKAVRTLRETAAHIAVMALRGEPLPNVVNGVKP; encoded by the coding sequence ATGCCGACGGTCGCCATCACCGATTACTCGTTCCCCGATCTTGAACTCGAGCGGGCGATCCTGTCCGCCGCCGGATTCGAGTTACAAAGCGGAAACGACAAGCAGACTTCCGCCCTGAAATCGATCGTCGCTGAGGCCGATGCGGTCATCACGCAGTTCGCCCCGATCAACTCGGACGTCATCGGAGCCATGCAGCGGGCGAAGGTCATCGTTCGCTACGGCATCGGTTACGACAGTGTCGATGTGCAGGCGGCGCGCGAGCGCGGCATTCCCGTCTGCAACATTCCCGACTACTGCATCGATGAAGTTGCCGACCACACGCTGGCGTTCATTCTTGGCGTCACACGGCAGGTCGTTCCCAACACGTTGCACGTGCGCGACGGCAAGTGGGGACTGGCAACGCCGCTTGATCAACTGCGAACTCTGCGCGATCAAACCGTGGGGATCGTCGGCTTCGGTCGCATCGGGCGTGAAGTCGCAGCGCGACTTGCTCCGTTCAAGAGTCGCCGGCTGGTGTTCGACGCCTTCGTTCCGACCGAAGTCGTGCGAAACGCCGGTTGCGAACCGGTGTCGCTGGATGACCTGCTCGGTCAGTCCGACATCGTGACGCTGCACTGTCCTTCGACTCCCCAGACGAAAAAGCTGCTCAACGCGACTTCCATCGCGAGGATGAAGCCCGGATCTGTGGTCATCAATTTGGCTCGGGGCGATCTCGTCGACACGGCGGCCCTCGTCGCTGCGCTGCAATCCGGACATCTGGCCGGGGCGGCGATTGATGTCTGCGACCCGGAGCCGATTCCGACCGACGGTCCCCTACGTTCGCTTCCCAATGTCATCGTCGCTTCGCACATTGCGTCCGCGAGTCCAAAGGCCGTGCGGACGTTGCGCGAAACAGCGGCCCACATCGCGGTCATGGCATTGCGAGGCGAACCGCTGCCGAACGTGGTCAATGGAGTCAAACCGTGA
- a CDS encoding NAD-dependent epimerase/dehydratase family protein yields the protein MSHSVLVTGGSGFIGTWVLRELLESGARAVALDVRPATERWNRVLGDRAKDVIFSDVSLTDRDGLAALMKQHDVSHVIHLAALLTPDCQQDPFCGCQVNVLGSTAVFDAARRVGSVQAIALASSYAVYGDGGADASQPPMFYGAFKQSVDLIAAQYWRHFGLRSLAIRPHVVYGPEREAGLTAGPSLACRAAVRGAQYEIGYSGTAGYDYVEDVARAFVRGALECPPGATIADLPSEPATTQEVVQWIERSAPESRGRITVFGPPIPSNVPSEPRDIRQVLPGWQPTRLAEGIAKTIAFYRNAGGTA from the coding sequence GTGAGTCATTCGGTTCTTGTGACGGGCGGGAGCGGCTTTATCGGCACGTGGGTGCTGCGCGAGCTGCTGGAATCGGGAGCGCGCGCCGTCGCACTCGACGTTCGCCCGGCGACGGAGCGTTGGAATCGCGTGCTTGGCGACCGGGCAAAGGACGTCATCTTTTCCGACGTGTCGCTCACCGATCGCGACGGGCTGGCCGCACTGATGAAACAACACGACGTGTCGCATGTGATTCACCTGGCGGCGCTGCTCACCCCCGATTGTCAGCAAGATCCCTTTTGCGGCTGCCAAGTGAACGTGCTCGGCAGCACGGCCGTCTTTGATGCGGCCCGTCGCGTTGGTTCTGTTCAGGCGATTGCGTTGGCCAGTTCGTACGCGGTCTACGGCGATGGCGGGGCAGACGCATCTCAGCCGCCGATGTTTTACGGCGCGTTCAAGCAGTCGGTCGATCTGATTGCGGCTCAGTATTGGAGGCATTTCGGCCTGCGTTCGCTAGCCATTCGCCCACACGTTGTCTACGGGCCCGAGCGTGAAGCGGGGCTGACCGCGGGGCCTTCGCTGGCCTGTCGCGCCGCCGTGCGGGGAGCGCAATACGAGATTGGCTACAGTGGAACGGCCGGATACGACTACGTTGAAGATGTTGCCCGGGCCTTTGTGCGCGGCGCACTGGAATGCCCTCCGGGCGCCACGATCGCGGACCTGCCGAGCGAACCGGCAACCACCCAAGAGGTCGTGCAATGGATCGAGCGTTCGGCCCCAGAGTCGCGCGGCCGGATCACTGTTTTCGGCCCCCCTATTCCTTCGAACGTCCCATCGGAACCGCGAGACATACGTCAGGTTCTGCCTGGCTGGCAGCCGACTCGGCTCGCGGAAGGCATCGCGAAGACGATTGCTTTCTATCGAAACGCAGGGGGGACGGCATGA
- a CDS encoding Ldh family oxidoreductase produces MTNPVEIGKLVHFARSCFQFVGMNELNASEAAEALVVTDAMGVFTHGTKLLAGYLKKLQGGGYNPTAKPRIEREGPGWAIIDGQSALGQVGSLFALRTAIQKARQVGIAYVGLRNTGHIGAAGYYAALAAREGMIAMATGNDIPSVAAPGSRTAVLGSNPLAYAIPVGDGDPILLDIATAAVAGGKVYAAIQRGEPIPNTWLIGPEGQPTTDGSLYPKDAALAPMAGHKGYGLGLWCEILSAILPGGNITWQVGSWIFDEPGRPSWHNASFTVIDVAAMSPMGEFQQRMRRLIDELHGAPTANGVERVLLPGEREWNSYRLAQTQGITLPPDVQEKLKQASEMTGVALGDFVITR; encoded by the coding sequence ATGACAAATCCAGTCGAGATTGGAAAGCTCGTTCATTTCGCCCGCTCGTGTTTCCAATTCGTTGGAATGAACGAATTGAATGCGAGCGAAGCCGCCGAGGCGCTGGTCGTCACCGACGCGATGGGTGTCTTCACGCACGGAACGAAGCTGTTGGCGGGATACCTCAAAAAACTTCAAGGGGGGGGCTACAACCCGACTGCTAAACCACGCATCGAGCGCGAAGGTCCGGGCTGGGCGATCATCGACGGGCAATCGGCGCTCGGCCAGGTTGGCAGCCTGTTTGCCCTGCGCACGGCTATTCAAAAAGCGCGACAGGTCGGAATCGCCTATGTCGGCCTGAGAAACACCGGACATATCGGAGCCGCAGGATACTACGCGGCACTCGCAGCGCGCGAGGGGATGATCGCGATGGCGACAGGAAACGACATTCCGAGCGTCGCGGCTCCCGGATCTCGCACCGCGGTCCTTGGCAGCAATCCGTTAGCGTATGCGATTCCCGTGGGCGACGGCGATCCGATTCTGCTCGACATCGCGACCGCAGCCGTCGCCGGGGGGAAAGTCTACGCGGCGATTCAACGCGGCGAGCCGATTCCAAACACCTGGCTCATCGGTCCCGAGGGACAGCCCACGACCGACGGCTCGCTTTATCCGAAAGACGCCGCGCTTGCGCCAATGGCCGGGCATAAGGGGTATGGTTTAGGGCTGTGGTGCGAAATCCTCTCGGCGATTCTCCCTGGCGGAAACATCACCTGGCAGGTTGGCAGTTGGATCTTCGACGAGCCTGGACGTCCCTCCTGGCACAACGCCTCGTTCACGGTGATCGACGTGGCCGCGATGTCGCCCATGGGCGAGTTTCAACAGCGAATGCGGCGTTTGATCGATGAGTTGCACGGCGCGCCCACGGCGAACGGCGTCGAGCGCGTGTTGCTGCCAGGCGAACGGGAGTGGAATAGCTATCGTCTCGCGCAAACGCAGGGCATCACCTTGCCGCCCGACGTTCAAGAAAAACTGAAGCAGGCGTCCGAGATGACCGGCGTTGCGCTTGGAGATTTCGTCATCACTCGATAG
- a CDS encoding fumarylacetoacetate hydrolase family protein produces MKIVRYQTSTGQIADGRLHADGRTTRLAGEILGELTDTGEPAAVAKMLAPLEPRDIICIGLNYRKHAAEGNQPIPEWPVVFMKNSGTLQHPGDPIILPRRLKSDAVDYECELAVVIGKECHNVSKADALQYVLGYTCANDVSARDWQMKYGGSQWCRGKTFATFCPLGPCLVTRDEIPNPNALGIRTILNGQTMQDWNTNDMIFDVPTLIEFLSGSTRLAAGTVILTGTPHGVGGARKPPVFLQPGDSVTIEIEGIGSLTNPVIAEGESA; encoded by the coding sequence ATGAAAATCGTTCGATACCAAACCTCGACCGGCCAGATCGCAGACGGGCGACTTCACGCCGACGGACGCACCACGCGACTTGCCGGGGAGATTCTCGGCGAGCTGACCGACACGGGCGAACCGGCAGCCGTCGCGAAGATGCTGGCTCCGCTGGAGCCGCGAGACATCATCTGCATCGGCTTGAACTATCGAAAACACGCTGCTGAGGGTAACCAGCCGATTCCGGAATGGCCCGTTGTTTTCATGAAGAACAGCGGCACGCTCCAGCATCCGGGCGACCCGATCATCCTGCCGCGACGGCTCAAGAGCGACGCCGTCGACTACGAATGCGAACTGGCCGTGGTGATCGGCAAGGAGTGTCACAACGTTTCTAAGGCTGACGCCCTGCAGTATGTGCTCGGCTACACTTGTGCCAACGACGTCAGCGCTCGCGACTGGCAGATGAAGTACGGCGGCAGCCAATGGTGCCGCGGCAAAACGTTCGCCACGTTTTGCCCCCTTGGCCCGTGCCTCGTCACCCGCGACGAGATCCCGAATCCGAACGCACTCGGGATTCGGACGATCCTGAACGGCCAGACGATGCAGGACTGGAACACCAACGACATGATCTTCGATGTGCCGACTCTCATCGAATTCCTCAGCGGCAGTACGCGACTGGCTGCGGGGACCGTGATCTTGACGGGAACGCCGCACGGAGTCGGCGGCGCTAGAAAACCTCCCGTGTTCCTGCAACCCGGAGACAGCGTGACCATCGAGATCGAAGGCATCGGCTCATTGACGAATCCGGTTATCGCAGAAGGAGAATCAGCATGA
- a CDS encoding cyclase family protein: MSSTLPRLSASHWNWSVLVAVVFVLSHGVNAWSEEPRFIDHSLLIAPEYPCTWPSHPFPRFALIHQRTIGPESAYNIDTLLIDGNTGTQLDVPPHSVARPDLKREKSGPLGLAYTDKIEPWQFGGEACVVDVRDLLDQAPKGVSPLVKPAHIERFEKQHRQVRFGDVVLFRSGYSDKYYRPLPEGRRFIAEILDRKAPGYPDPDPECMELLGKRGVLTLGTDSASMGPLPDLAEPTHYAGLKYGMIWTEGASNLGALPATGAFYCLLGPKHKDGPYSEGRAFSIVGGDLPMRLINSCRNKRAVDLSPTLAPQRPLTHPGIGTGDHRQVYLKIDFLYSEYLDMWHHGHLMDAMTGTHLVPPSFALPAAELPIPYAPEIRGWLQEYEKKYGRRGTSSLTTEQVPLDWTCGETRVIDVRSLVGSTQSTNWPASPEITVAHVEAYERTTNPLRPGDVVIFRTGHNDRNLLPPMDNSGMWIDPLRGKTEGWPAPGPDVIVYLKEKGIRCVASDAPDLGGVDPRRALMTYWALGSREMVGVEFLVNVDKIPAKGAYFLFVAVKVRDCHGGPGRAIVLY; this comes from the coding sequence ATGAGTTCAACGTTACCCCGGCTGTCCGCATCTCACTGGAACTGGTCCGTGCTGGTCGCCGTCGTCTTCGTGTTGAGTCACGGTGTCAACGCGTGGAGTGAGGAGCCGCGATTCATTGACCATTCGCTGCTGATCGCTCCGGAGTATCCCTGTACATGGCCGAGTCACCCATTTCCTCGCTTTGCCTTGATCCATCAGCGAACGATCGGACCCGAGTCGGCCTATAACATCGATACGCTGCTGATCGACGGCAACACGGGAACGCAGCTCGATGTGCCGCCGCACTCGGTCGCCCGGCCGGACCTGAAGCGAGAGAAGTCGGGGCCGCTCGGGCTGGCTTACACGGACAAGATCGAACCGTGGCAATTCGGCGGCGAAGCCTGTGTGGTCGATGTGCGCGATCTCCTGGATCAGGCGCCTAAGGGTGTCAGCCCGTTGGTCAAGCCGGCGCACATCGAGCGGTTCGAGAAACAGCATCGACAAGTTCGCTTCGGCGACGTCGTCTTGTTTCGCAGCGGCTATTCGGACAAGTACTACCGACCGCTGCCCGAAGGTCGCCGCTTCATCGCTGAAATTCTCGATCGCAAGGCACCCGGCTATCCCGATCCCGATCCGGAATGCATGGAGCTGCTTGGGAAACGAGGTGTGCTCACGCTCGGAACCGACAGCGCCAGTATGGGACCGCTGCCGGATCTTGCTGAACCCACACACTACGCGGGGCTCAAGTACGGAATGATCTGGACGGAGGGGGCGTCGAATCTGGGAGCGTTGCCCGCAACTGGCGCGTTCTATTGTCTGCTCGGTCCGAAACATAAAGATGGCCCTTATAGCGAAGGCCGTGCCTTTTCGATTGTCGGAGGCGACCTGCCGATGCGGCTCATCAACTCGTGTCGCAACAAGCGAGCCGTCGATCTGTCGCCGACACTCGCGCCCCAACGGCCACTCACGCATCCGGGCATCGGCACCGGCGATCATCGTCAGGTCTACTTGAAGATCGACTTCCTGTACTCCGAGTATCTCGACATGTGGCATCACGGCCATCTCATGGATGCCATGACCGGAACCCATCTGGTACCTCCCAGTTTCGCCCTGCCTGCTGCGGAGCTGCCGATTCCCTACGCCCCTGAGATTCGTGGTTGGCTGCAAGAGTACGAAAAGAAATACGGCCGACGCGGGACCAGTTCGCTGACAACCGAGCAGGTACCTCTCGACTGGACTTGTGGCGAGACACGAGTCATTGACGTCCGGTCGCTAGTGGGTTCGACCCAATCGACGAACTGGCCCGCATCGCCCGAGATTACCGTTGCACACGTAGAGGCTTACGAACGAACGACAAACCCATTGCGGCCCGGTGACGTCGTCATTTTTCGTACGGGACATAATGACCGAAATCTTCTGCCGCCGATGGACAATTCCGGAATGTGGATTGATCCGCTCCGCGGCAAAACCGAAGGCTGGCCCGCTCCAGGTCCCGACGTGATCGTTTACCTCAAGGAAAAGGGCATTCGCTGCGTAGCGAGCGATGCGCCCGACCTCGGTGGCGTCGACCCACGGCGGGCGCTGATGACGTATTGGGCACTGGGCAGCCGTGAGATGGTCGGCGTCGAGTTCCTGGTGAATGTCGACAAGATTCCCGCGAAGGGCGCCTACTTTCTATTTGTCGCAGTCAAGGTCCGCGATTGTCATGGCGGCCCGGGCCGCGCCATCGTGTTGTATTAG